The proteins below are encoded in one region of Chiloscyllium plagiosum isolate BGI_BamShark_2017 chromosome 7, ASM401019v2, whole genome shotgun sequence:
- the LOC122551611 gene encoding uncharacterized protein LOC122551611 isoform X2, with the protein MAEDSILANSVEADGIVMNVYHPEVDNIEGAGDSVQSTEEKLPTGELNKFLITETVTSTEGTKFTVGEKSSDAEMSVTNTEKTSLPGEDSIAAAETISCISEISSLPAKFNASAEETTLPAQETIPSCQQTSSPRKENIPLAETIPGTEERSPLTEKFNAPAQEASSLAQGTIPCTEETNSPREGNIVAAETSVCVNDMSSSTENVTANIQKINSSAQEAIPCFEKTISPTEQVISTAQEINYLAEEIIPCSEEAHILPEMAIWETSTDKTTPFEKETSFPIEQTEKMTQPTYEIESATEEGICSTGRTIIPSILTIQEVNPVSELVTSCSSIEQDIMVENCPLESYIYVPAGKEVIPLPTGEVYKENGADANVKGPSTDNNDDEAGTKEEIYSEFQQGNGSSGSPSTSSILSSQPESPINIDSTEEHPGASRRLDITKHSYSRYNTVSYRKIKKGNTKQRIDEFESMLNIN; encoded by the exons ATGGCTGAAGACTCTATTTTAGCTAATTCAGTTGAAGCTGATGGAATTGTAATGAATGTATATCATCCAGAAGTTGACAATATAGAAGGAGCCGGAGATAGTGTTCAATCAACAGAAGAAAAATTACCAACTGGTGAGTTAAACAAATTCCTTATAACTGAAACTGTGACATCTACTGAGGGAACTAAATTCACTGTAGGAGAAAAAAGCTCTGATGCAGAAATGTCTGTTACAAACACTGAGAAAACCAGTTTGCCTGGGGAAGATAGTATCGCTGCTGCAGAAACCATTTCATGTATTAGCGAAATCAGCTCCCTTCCAGCAAAATTCAATGCATCTGCTGAGGAAACTACTTTGCCTGCACAAGAGACCATTCCAAGTTGTCAGCAAACTAGTTCACCGAGGAAAGAAAATATTCCTCTTGCAGAGACCATTCCAGGTACTGAAGAAAGGAGCCCCCTTACAGAAAAGTTCAATGCACCTGCTCAGGAAGCCAGTTCACTTGCACAGGGGACTATTCCATGTACTGAGGAAACCAATTCTCCTAGGGAAGGAAATATTGTAGCTGCAGAGACCTCTGTATGCGTTAATGACATGAGTTCCTCTACAGAGAACGTCACTGCAAATATTCAGAAAATCAATTCATCTGCACAGGAGGCAATTCCATGTTTCGAAAAAACCATTTCACCTACAGAACAGGTTATTTCCACTGCTCAGGAAATCAATTATCTTGCAGAAGAAATTATTCCATGTAGTGAGGAGGCCCATATACTTCCAGAGATGGCTATTTGGGAGACATCTACCGATAAGACCACTCCATTTGAAAAGGAAACCAGTTTCCCTATTGAACAGACTGAGAAAATGACCCAACCTACATATGAAATAGAGTCAGCTacagaagaaggcatttgctccACAGGACGAACCATTATCCCTAGTATATTGACTATTCAGGAAGTAAATCCAGTATCTGAGTTAGTAACTTCATGTTCTTCAATAGAACAAGATATAATGGTAGAAAATTGCCCACTGGAAAGTTATATTTATG TCCCTGCAGGCAAGGAGGTTATCCCTTTACCTACTGGAGAAGTCTATAAGGAGAACGGAGCAGATGCAAATGTGAAAGGTCCAAGCACTGATAATAATGATGATGAAGCTGGTACCAAAGAAGAGATCTACTCAGAATTCCAACAGGGAAATGGCTCATCAGGGTCTCCATCAACTAGTTCCATTCTCAGTTCGCAACCAGAGTcaccaattaatattgattccaCTGAGGAACATCCAGGTGCTTCAAGGAGGCTTGATATTACCAAACACAGCTATTCCAGGTACAACACCGTCTCTTATCGCAAAATTAAAAAAGGAAACACAAAGCAGCGCATTGATGAATTTGAATCAATGTTAAACATAAATTAG
- the LOC122551611 gene encoding uncharacterized protein LOC122551611 isoform X1 — protein sequence MAEDSILANSVEADGIVMNVYHPEVDNIEGAGDSVQSTEEKLPTGELNKFLITETVTSTEGTKFTVGEKSSDAEMSVTNTEKTSLPGEDSIAAAETISCISEISSLPAKFNASAEETTLPAQETIPSCQQTSSPRKENIPLAETIPGTEERSPLTEKFNAPAQEASSLAQGTIPCTEETNSPREGNIVAAETSVCVNDMSSSTENVTANIQKINSSAQEAIPCFEKTISPTEQVISTAQEINYLAEEIIPCSEEAHILPEMAIWETSTDKTTPFEKETSFPIEQTEKMTQPTYEIESATEEGICSTGRTIIPSILTIQEVNPVSELVTSCSSIEQDIMVENCPLESYIYGERTEAVPAGKEVIPLPTGEVYKENGADANVKGPSTDNNDDEAGTKEEIYSEFQQGNGSSGSPSTSSILSSQPESPINIDSTEEHPGASRRLDITKHSYSRYNTVSYRKIKKGNTKQRIDEFESMLNIN from the exons ATGGCTGAAGACTCTATTTTAGCTAATTCAGTTGAAGCTGATGGAATTGTAATGAATGTATATCATCCAGAAGTTGACAATATAGAAGGAGCCGGAGATAGTGTTCAATCAACAGAAGAAAAATTACCAACTGGTGAGTTAAACAAATTCCTTATAACTGAAACTGTGACATCTACTGAGGGAACTAAATTCACTGTAGGAGAAAAAAGCTCTGATGCAGAAATGTCTGTTACAAACACTGAGAAAACCAGTTTGCCTGGGGAAGATAGTATCGCTGCTGCAGAAACCATTTCATGTATTAGCGAAATCAGCTCCCTTCCAGCAAAATTCAATGCATCTGCTGAGGAAACTACTTTGCCTGCACAAGAGACCATTCCAAGTTGTCAGCAAACTAGTTCACCGAGGAAAGAAAATATTCCTCTTGCAGAGACCATTCCAGGTACTGAAGAAAGGAGCCCCCTTACAGAAAAGTTCAATGCACCTGCTCAGGAAGCCAGTTCACTTGCACAGGGGACTATTCCATGTACTGAGGAAACCAATTCTCCTAGGGAAGGAAATATTGTAGCTGCAGAGACCTCTGTATGCGTTAATGACATGAGTTCCTCTACAGAGAACGTCACTGCAAATATTCAGAAAATCAATTCATCTGCACAGGAGGCAATTCCATGTTTCGAAAAAACCATTTCACCTACAGAACAGGTTATTTCCACTGCTCAGGAAATCAATTATCTTGCAGAAGAAATTATTCCATGTAGTGAGGAGGCCCATATACTTCCAGAGATGGCTATTTGGGAGACATCTACCGATAAGACCACTCCATTTGAAAAGGAAACCAGTTTCCCTATTGAACAGACTGAGAAAATGACCCAACCTACATATGAAATAGAGTCAGCTacagaagaaggcatttgctccACAGGACGAACCATTATCCCTAGTATATTGACTATTCAGGAAGTAAATCCAGTATCTGAGTTAGTAACTTCATGTTCTTCAATAGAACAAGATATAATGGTAGAAAATTGCCCACTGGAAAGTTATATTTATGGTGAGAGAACTGAAGCAG TCCCTGCAGGCAAGGAGGTTATCCCTTTACCTACTGGAGAAGTCTATAAGGAGAACGGAGCAGATGCAAATGTGAAAGGTCCAAGCACTGATAATAATGATGATGAAGCTGGTACCAAAGAAGAGATCTACTCAGAATTCCAACAGGGAAATGGCTCATCAGGGTCTCCATCAACTAGTTCCATTCTCAGTTCGCAACCAGAGTcaccaattaatattgattccaCTGAGGAACATCCAGGTGCTTCAAGGAGGCTTGATATTACCAAACACAGCTATTCCAGGTACAACACCGTCTCTTATCGCAAAATTAAAAAAGGAAACACAAAGCAGCGCATTGATGAATTTGAATCAATGTTAAACATAAATTAG